From the Alloalcanivorax dieselolei B5 genome, one window contains:
- the nrdR gene encoding transcriptional regulator NrdR: protein MYCPFCGAQDTKVIDSRLVADGGQVRRRRECLSCNERFTTFETAELVMPRVIKSDGTREPFDENKLRAGMQRALEKRPVSVEDLEAAISRICHRLRATGERELPARELGERVMEELQLLDDVAYVRFASVYRSFQDISEFAAEVDRLRSKSGGKEGGGKEAGGKKGGDDEKGKKGGA, encoded by the coding sequence TGGTGGCCGATGGCGGCCAGGTGCGGCGTCGCCGTGAGTGTCTGAGCTGTAACGAGCGGTTCACCACCTTTGAAACCGCTGAGCTGGTGATGCCGCGGGTGATCAAATCCGATGGCACTCGCGAGCCGTTCGATGAGAACAAGCTAAGGGCCGGCATGCAGCGGGCGCTGGAGAAGCGTCCGGTGAGCGTGGAGGACCTGGAAGCGGCCATCAGCCGCATCTGCCACCGGCTGCGGGCCACCGGCGAGCGGGAATTGCCGGCGCGGGAGCTGGGTGAGCGGGTAATGGAAGAGCTGCAGTTGCTGGATGATGTGGCCTATGTGCGCTTTGCCTCGGTCTACCGCAGCTTCCAGGACATTTCCGAATTCGCCGCCGAAGTGGACCGGCTGCGCAGCAAATCTGGTGGAAAGGAGGGCGGTGGAAAGGAGGCGGGCGGCAAGAAGGGCGGCGACGATGAAAAGGGTAAAAAGGGCGGCGCATGA